A part of Paenibacillus sp. sptzw28 genomic DNA contains:
- the phoU gene encoding phosphate signaling complex protein PhoU has translation MTQRKEFDLGLDELKSHIIEMGERVEKAINDSMKALERVDVTEARRLIAEDKELNRIEEQISELGAKLIATQQPVAKDLRRILVAFKIASDLERMGDLSVDIAKAVVRLEGQKLIKPLIDLPRMSEIVQMMTRESIQSFIQENVDLAYKMAKDDDLVDALYSQIIRELFTIMIEDPKTISQANLLAFVGRYIERFADHATNIGECVVYLVTGKRPDLNS, from the coding sequence ATGACGCAACGGAAAGAATTCGACCTGGGATTGGACGAGCTCAAATCGCACATCATTGAAATGGGTGAGCGGGTGGAGAAAGCGATCAACGATTCAATGAAGGCGCTTGAGCGTGTGGATGTTACCGAAGCACGACGGCTGATCGCAGAGGATAAAGAGCTTAACCGTATCGAAGAGCAGATTTCCGAGCTCGGCGCCAAGCTTATCGCTACTCAGCAGCCGGTAGCCAAAGATTTGCGGCGTATTCTTGTTGCTTTTAAAATCGCCAGCGACTTGGAGCGCATGGGCGATCTGTCCGTCGATATCGCGAAGGCGGTCGTCCGCCTGGAAGGCCAGAAGCTCATCAAACCGCTGATTGATCTGCCCCGAATGTCGGAAATCGTGCAGATGATGACGCGTGAATCCATCCAGTCGTTCATTCAGGAAAATGTGGATTTGGCTTATAAGATGGCCAAGGACGACGATTTGGTCGACGCCTTGTATTCCCAGATCATTCGCGAGCTGTTTACGATCATGATCGAAGACCCAAAGACCATTTCGCAAGCCAATTTACTCGCTTTCGTCGGCAGATATATCGAGAGGTTCGCCGACCATGCGACGAATATCGGCGAATGCGTCGTCTACCTCGTTACCGGAAAACGCCCGGATTTGAACTCATAA
- a CDS encoding LysR family transcriptional regulator: protein MSMLRMKIIVLLERLKKVTAVADELNVKQPSISFHMRKLEEEWGVALFEMKTGKVLLTEAGKLLFHYAQQIDRVYSEAQIRMSGLRQTGKLKFVFGSTDAAASALLAAGKSPLTAAHEEMIMSFKTGGEEELYQMLLDGSADLITSGRLSRDAFIQSEQIMEDHLSLLVPRGHPLQLKGEPASYRLAGLPFIMLEEPSLMEAVRKWEAEEQVTLQIRWLTDRIDLALNAVRTGDSFSIVPSSILGQPLEGIHAMKLPGAAPSWKLYAAWRTDYWNAPLMQRMIERLRTLSPNGSQSL from the coding sequence ATGAGTATGTTAAGAATGAAAATCATTGTGCTGCTGGAGCGTCTCAAAAAAGTTACTGCGGTTGCCGATGAGCTGAATGTCAAGCAGCCTTCAATCAGCTTTCATATGAGAAAATTGGAGGAGGAATGGGGCGTTGCGCTTTTTGAGATGAAGACCGGCAAGGTGCTTCTGACGGAAGCGGGAAAGCTTCTCTTCCACTATGCACAGCAGATCGACCGGGTTTATTCGGAAGCGCAAATCCGGATGAGCGGGCTCAGGCAAACCGGTAAGCTCAAGTTTGTTTTCGGCTCCACCGACGCGGCGGCATCGGCTTTGCTGGCTGCGGGGAAATCACCATTAACGGCGGCTCACGAAGAGATGATTATGTCGTTCAAAACAGGCGGCGAGGAAGAGTTGTACCAAATGCTTCTGGATGGCTCGGCCGATTTGATTACGAGCGGACGTTTATCCCGTGACGCTTTCATCCAAAGCGAACAGATAATGGAGGATCATCTGTCATTGTTAGTACCGCGCGGACACCCGCTTCAACTGAAGGGAGAGCCTGCTTCGTACCGTTTGGCGGGACTTCCGTTTATCATGCTTGAAGAACCATCCTTAATGGAAGCTGTAAGGAAATGGGAAGCGGAGGAGCAGGTGACTCTGCAGATTCGATGGCTTACGGACAGGATTGATCTCGCTCTGAACGCGGTTCGCACTGGCGACAGCTTTAGCATTGTGCCTTCCTCCATACTCGGACAGCCTTTAGAGGGAATTCATGCGATGAAGCTTCCCGGCGCTGCGCCTTCCTGGAAGCTTTATGCCGCTTGGCGCACGGATTATTGGAATGCACCGCTTATGCAGCGGATGATTGAAAGGCTTCGTACTCTTAGTCCGAATGGATCCCAATCGTTATGA
- a CDS encoding phosphate ABC transporter substrate-binding protein PstS family protein: MKKILFLAVAVMLTVSLAACGTKGETGSGNTQNNGKTDTQAGGSAALSGSLLAAGSTALQPLVDQVSKKFMADPKYSGITVQVQGGGSGTGLTQVSGGQADIGNSDIYAEEKFKDADADKAKELVDHQVAVVAMATVVNKDITVDNLTKQQLVDIFTGKVTNWKDVGGQDEKITIVNRPSSSGTRKTFEKYALGTKSEDLQGSIQEDSSGTVKKLVAETPGAIGYLAFSYIDDSVKTLKYDGVEPKEENVVTGDYPVWAYEHMYTKGEPNEIAKAFLDYMVSVEVQNTDVVELGYIPVGKMQVKRDAAGTITK, from the coding sequence ATGAAAAAGATTTTGTTTCTTGCAGTGGCGGTCATGTTAACAGTGAGCTTGGCAGCTTGCGGTACTAAAGGAGAAACCGGTTCCGGCAATACACAAAACAACGGAAAAACGGATACGCAAGCAGGCGGCAGCGCGGCGCTTAGCGGATCACTTCTTGCGGCAGGCTCTACCGCACTTCAACCGCTGGTTGACCAGGTATCGAAGAAATTCATGGCAGACCCCAAATACAGTGGCATTACCGTTCAAGTGCAAGGCGGCGGCAGCGGTACGGGGCTGACGCAGGTGTCCGGCGGCCAAGCGGATATCGGTAACTCCGATATCTACGCGGAAGAGAAATTTAAGGACGCGGATGCGGATAAAGCGAAGGAGCTTGTTGATCACCAAGTCGCAGTCGTTGCAATGGCGACAGTTGTTAATAAAGATATCACCGTCGACAACTTGACGAAACAGCAGCTTGTAGACATTTTCACGGGTAAAGTAACGAACTGGAAAGATGTAGGCGGCCAAGATGAGAAAATTACGATCGTGAATCGTCCATCCAGCTCCGGAACCCGCAAAACTTTCGAGAAATACGCTCTGGGAACTAAATCCGAAGACCTTCAAGGCTCGATCCAGGAAGATTCGTCCGGTACCGTTAAGAAGCTTGTTGCGGAAACGCCGGGCGCGATCGGTTACCTTGCATTCTCATATATCGACGATTCGGTTAAAACATTGAAATACGACGGTGTTGAACCGAAAGAAGAAAATGTCGTAACCGGCGATTACCCGGTTTGGGCTTATGAGCATATGTACACCAAAGGCGAGCCGAATGAAATCGCTAAAGCATTCCTTGATTACATGGTAAGCGTCGAGGTTCAGAACACCGATGTCGTCGAGCTTGGCTACATCCCGGTAGGCAAAATGCAAGTAAAACGCGACGCAGCGGGTACCATAACGAAATAA
- the pstC gene encoding phosphate ABC transporter permease subunit PstC has translation MYRPAEGEQPLHQRLQKKHAKPHIMEEWVGKVYTTLCILVLVVTIVAIVYFVASRGLSTFLVNGVSLSGLLTGLKWDPEGDIPLFGALPFIFGSFSTSLLAALIAAPLGCCAAIFMTQIMPGFGRRVLQPVIELLAGIPSVVYGFVGLTVIVPLLRSTFPGQGIGIAAGALVLSVMILPTITTIATDALASLPFGLKEGSYALGATRWQTIYRIVIPTTLPSLLTGVVLGMSRAFGEALAVQMVIGNAPHIPHSLFESASTLTSAITLGMGNTVMGSAHNNALWSLALILLLMTFVFVFVVRFLERRNKR, from the coding sequence ATGTACCGGCCGGCAGAGGGTGAGCAGCCCTTACATCAACGTTTACAAAAAAAACACGCAAAACCGCACATAATGGAGGAATGGGTAGGCAAGGTCTATACGACGCTCTGCATATTGGTGTTGGTCGTAACGATCGTGGCCATTGTCTATTTTGTCGCTTCCCGCGGTTTGAGCACGTTCCTGGTTAATGGAGTCAGTCTCAGCGGATTGCTCACAGGGTTAAAATGGGATCCGGAGGGCGATATACCGCTGTTCGGCGCTCTGCCCTTTATTTTCGGCTCATTCAGCACCTCTTTGCTGGCCGCATTAATTGCCGCTCCTCTGGGGTGCTGCGCGGCTATATTTATGACGCAAATTATGCCCGGCTTCGGACGCCGCGTGCTTCAGCCTGTCATTGAGCTGCTCGCCGGTATCCCTTCGGTTGTATATGGTTTTGTCGGTCTCACCGTAATCGTCCCTTTACTGCGTTCGACTTTTCCTGGTCAGGGCATAGGCATCGCCGCCGGTGCTCTCGTGCTGTCCGTCATGATCCTCCCTACGATTACGACAATCGCTACGGATGCACTTGCTTCGCTGCCTTTCGGCTTGAAGGAAGGCTCCTATGCGCTTGGGGCGACACGCTGGCAGACGATTTACCGCATTGTCATTCCGACTACCCTTCCTTCATTGCTGACAGGAGTAGTGCTCGGAATGTCGCGCGCATTCGGCGAAGCGCTTGCTGTGCAGATGGTTATCGGCAATGCGCCGCATATTCCCCATTCGCTGTTCGAATCGGCATCGACTTTAACAAGTGCTATTACGCTTGGTATGGGCAATACGGTAATGGGCTCCGCCCATAATAACGCTTTATGGTCCCTTGCCCTCATTCTTCTCCTGATGACGTTCGTATTCGTCTTTGTGGTCCGTTTCCTGGAAAGGAGGAACAAACGATGA
- the pstA gene encoding phosphate ABC transporter permease PstA — translation MSAKIANKLATAVIITITSLMVLAVVGLLGFIIVRGLGHISFHFLTSAPETIKAGGGIGPQLFNSIFLLLLTLIITIPLGLGAGIYMSEYAKPGRFTDSIRLVVEVLSSFPSIVIGLFGLLVIVNLFGFGFSLFSGALALTVFNLPLMVRITEQSLRGVPREQKEASLALGLSRWKTITSVMLPIAMPTIVTGTILAAGRVFGEAAALLFTAGMSSPRLDFTDWNPLSPFSPLNPFRPAETLAVHIWKINSEGLAPDAAQIAAGASAVLLIMVLIFNFAARWFGRLLHRKFTATK, via the coding sequence ATGAGCGCGAAAATCGCAAACAAGTTAGCAACGGCCGTCATCATCACGATCACGTCATTGATGGTGCTGGCGGTTGTGGGGCTGCTCGGCTTTATCATCGTCCGGGGCCTTGGACATATCAGCTTTCATTTCCTTACTTCCGCTCCGGAAACGATCAAAGCAGGGGGCGGCATCGGACCACAGCTGTTTAACTCGATATTCTTATTATTGTTAACATTGATCATAACAATTCCGCTCGGTCTCGGTGCGGGCATCTATATGAGCGAATATGCGAAGCCAGGCAGGTTTACCGACTCGATCCGCCTGGTGGTCGAGGTATTGTCTTCATTCCCCTCGATCGTAATCGGATTATTCGGCCTGCTTGTTATCGTCAATTTATTCGGCTTTGGATTCTCCTTATTCTCGGGCGCTCTTGCGCTGACTGTTTTCAATCTGCCTCTAATGGTGAGAATCACCGAGCAATCGCTGCGCGGAGTGCCGCGCGAGCAGAAGGAAGCAAGCCTGGCACTCGGTCTGTCCCGGTGGAAAACGATCACTTCAGTTATGCTTCCGATCGCGATGCCTACGATTGTTACCGGTACGATATTGGCGGCGGGCCGCGTATTCGGCGAAGCGGCCGCGCTGCTGTTTACCGCCGGCATGAGCTCGCCGAGACTCGACTTCACCGATTGGAATCCGCTCAGTCCGTTCTCGCCGCTTAATCCGTTTCGGCCCGCCGAGACGCTGGCGGTGCACATCTGGAAGATAAACAGTGAAGGACTTGCTCCCGATGCGGCCCAAATTGCGGCAGGAGCGTCAGCGGTACTTCTTATTATGGTGCTGATTTTCAACTTTGCCGCTAGATGGTTCGGAAGATTGCTGCATCGTAAATTTACCGCGACGAAGTAG
- the pstB gene encoding phosphate ABC transporter ATP-binding protein PstB codes for MNTIELAAKRLSVYYGEKEAIKNVTLEFAPREVTALIGPSGCGKSTFLRSLNRMNDTIGGVKTSGEIWLDGDNINEAGVDVVLLRQKIGMVWQRPNPFHKSIYENIAFGPRYHGVRNKKELDDIVEDCLRKSALWDETKDRLHQSALALSGGQQQRLCIARSIAVRPKVILMDEPASALDPVSTSKVEELISELKREYCIIIVTHNMHQAARVSDKTAFFYMGKVVEFDETHKLFTNPSEKATDDYISGRFG; via the coding sequence ATGAATACTATCGAACTGGCAGCCAAACGGCTGAGTGTTTATTACGGGGAGAAGGAAGCGATCAAGAATGTTACGCTTGAATTTGCGCCGCGTGAGGTAACCGCATTGATCGGCCCTTCAGGCTGCGGTAAATCGACGTTCCTGCGCAGCCTGAACCGGATGAATGACACGATCGGCGGTGTTAAAACGTCAGGCGAGATTTGGCTTGATGGGGATAACATAAACGAAGCAGGTGTGGATGTAGTCCTGCTCCGTCAGAAAATCGGTATGGTCTGGCAGCGCCCGAACCCTTTTCATAAATCGATCTATGAGAATATTGCCTTCGGGCCCAGATATCATGGGGTCCGCAACAAGAAGGAGCTCGATGACATTGTCGAGGACTGTCTTCGCAAGTCGGCGCTGTGGGACGAGACGAAGGATCGTCTGCACCAATCGGCGCTGGCGCTCTCCGGCGGCCAGCAGCAGAGGCTTTGTATTGCGCGTTCAATCGCAGTAAGGCCGAAGGTGATTTTGATGGACGAACCGGCGTCTGCACTCGATCCGGTCTCCACTTCCAAGGTGGAGGAGCTGATCTCCGAGCTGAAGCGGGAATACTGCATCATTATCGTCACGCACAATATGCATCAAGCCGCCCGGGTTTCGGATAAGACCGCCTTTTTCTATATGGGTAAGGTGGTTGAATTTGATGAGACACACAAATTATTCACCAATCCGTCGGAGAAAGCGACTGATGATTATATATCCGGCCGTTTCGGTTAG
- the phoU gene encoding phosphate signaling complex protein PhoU, with the protein MIRRKEFDDGLDQLKTKLIDMGNRVETVLGEAMEALNTVDVAKAKAIIAKDIELNRLEESIDDLGARMIATQQPVAKDLRRILTAFKMASDLERMGDLSVDIAKVVVRLEGQTLIKPLVDLPRMAEISQLMIYESIQSYVQENVDLAYKMAKDDDQVDALYSQVINDLFTLMVDNPKTISQASLISFVGRYIERIADHATNIGESVVYLVTGKRPDLNM; encoded by the coding sequence GTGATCAGACGCAAAGAGTTTGACGATGGACTGGATCAACTGAAGACGAAGCTGATTGACATGGGAAACCGTGTGGAAACTGTGCTTGGAGAAGCGATGGAAGCGCTGAATACGGTCGACGTGGCAAAAGCCAAGGCAATCATCGCCAAGGATATAGAGCTGAACCGGCTCGAAGAAAGCATCGATGATCTCGGCGCTCGGATGATTGCGACGCAGCAGCCGGTTGCCAAGGATTTAAGACGGATTCTGACTGCGTTTAAGATGGCCAGCGATCTGGAGCGAATGGGCGACCTGTCGGTCGATATCGCCAAAGTCGTGGTTCGCCTGGAGGGTCAGACCCTCATTAAGCCGTTGGTCGATTTGCCGCGCATGGCCGAAATTTCGCAGCTTATGATATACGAATCCATACAATCGTATGTCCAGGAGAACGTGGATCTTGCTTACAAAATGGCTAAGGACGACGATCAGGTCGACGCCTTGTACAGTCAGGTAATTAATGACTTGTTCACCTTGATGGTCGACAATCCGAAGACAATCTCGCAGGCGAGCTTGATCAGCTTCGTCGGGCGTTATATTGAACGCATTGCCGATCATGCGACAAACATTGGTGAAAGTGTGGTTTACCTCGTAACCGGCAAACGGCCGGATTTGAATATGTAA
- a CDS encoding GGDEF domain-containing protein, with protein sequence MDEIGYGLLDRTMIHRITERWHQGGIGVIILHLTVQRAFVMDALQSWASGQPLIWRYRMENDYFFFLQREKAGERLDMLVDKATETLRERLIEGQAAVSGGGRNEPYFVIGSAFSFPSGMGRSAEAMIYHAIKHALTAVMRHGLKQEPIPAPELKDGRGANGEQELGDLGSSYSIGSLAKAIPVFRSVARVSEVANMFETNPHLQGAVIVSQERPVGLVMKEKMHQMLAGQFGLPLYWNRSIEKIMDEDALVVDAGLPVEQVAQMAMTRDISRLYDIVTITRDGKLLGAASIRSILESMTNLRTEEARTANPLTGLPGNVVIHREMKRRIDTGKPFSIIYADLDYFKWFNDCFGFSQGDALIRYLAEVLLEVRSASDDKNDFIGHIGGDDFIVLSDAIEPAELCGQFIERFESGVNRYYGGVDVSNVVDRSGNRVEQNGVSLSLSLLIWDGIRPITPAVVSQAAARLKKQAKAIKGSAFIMENVFEMHPGEGRL encoded by the coding sequence GTGGACGAAATCGGTTATGGTCTGCTGGACCGCACGATGATTCACCGTATAACGGAGCGTTGGCACCAAGGGGGAATCGGTGTCATCATTCTTCATTTGACTGTTCAGCGCGCTTTTGTCATGGACGCGTTACAGTCATGGGCTTCCGGTCAGCCCCTCATTTGGCGGTATCGGATGGAGAACGATTATTTCTTCTTCCTGCAGCGTGAGAAAGCCGGCGAACGATTGGACATGCTGGTTGATAAAGCAACCGAAACGCTTCGAGAAAGGCTAATAGAAGGACAAGCGGCTGTCTCCGGCGGCGGACGAAACGAGCCGTACTTCGTCATCGGAAGCGCATTCTCCTTCCCATCCGGTATGGGGCGCTCAGCGGAGGCGATGATCTACCATGCGATTAAACACGCATTAACCGCCGTCATGCGCCACGGGCTTAAGCAAGAACCTATACCAGCGCCAGAACTCAAGGACGGCCGCGGTGCCAATGGGGAGCAAGAGCTTGGCGATCTTGGTTCATCATATTCGATAGGGTCGCTCGCCAAGGCAATTCCGGTTTTTAGATCGGTAGCCCGCGTGTCTGAAGTCGCGAATATGTTCGAGACGAATCCGCATCTTCAAGGCGCTGTGATCGTCAGTCAAGAGCGGCCTGTAGGCCTCGTGATGAAGGAAAAAATGCATCAGATGCTTGCTGGACAATTCGGCCTTCCGCTTTATTGGAATCGATCGATTGAGAAGATCATGGATGAAGACGCGCTTGTCGTCGACGCCGGTTTGCCAGTGGAGCAGGTGGCGCAAATGGCGATGACTAGGGATATATCGCGGCTGTATGATATTGTGACGATAACTCGCGATGGAAAGCTTCTCGGTGCGGCATCGATTCGGTCCATACTCGAGAGTATGACGAATTTGCGGACGGAGGAGGCCCGCACCGCCAATCCGTTAACCGGATTGCCCGGCAATGTTGTCATCCATCGCGAAATGAAACGGCGTATTGATACCGGTAAGCCATTTTCCATCATTTACGCCGACTTGGATTATTTTAAATGGTTCAACGATTGTTTCGGATTCAGCCAAGGTGATGCGCTGATCCGTTATTTGGCGGAGGTACTGCTTGAAGTCAGAAGTGCTTCGGACGATAAGAACGATTTTATCGGACATATCGGCGGCGACGATTTTATCGTGCTGTCAGACGCAATTGAACCCGCGGAGCTGTGCGGGCAGTTCATCGAGCGCTTTGAAAGCGGAGTGAATCGTTATTACGGCGGCGTAGATGTCTCTAATGTGGTGGACCGAAGCGGAAACCGGGTTGAGCAGAATGGTGTCAGCTTATCGTTGTCTTTGCTTATCTGGGACGGTATTCGTCCTATCACGCCTGCGGTTGTTTCGCAGGCAGCCGCCCGCTTGAAGAAGCAGGCCAAAGCAATTAAGGGCAGCGCATTTATAATGGAGAACGTCTTTGAAATGCATCCGGGAGAGGGACGATTGTGA
- a CDS encoding EAL domain-containing protein: MNVKRYTGIAAADYTNSLCGNESGPTGIIYLAWHGKAKEREEIRKLIRTDWRRFAEQAIADQSSAGMKGLTGMWMQEDLYVCLPMPHVPAELLEEILFELGSRFKREWERRFIHSVLGGEIAELKLHAGVSFLNGGEPEESRWYEGVKRALIHGQAASATERSLQRLAFGQLIQGRTISSVYQPIVSLKCGKVYGYEALSRFLDKRWFDGPQELFAFAAEEGMTYALDRLARERAIEGSMGLGSNQKLFINITAHIMNDPSFTPGQTLLLLERFGLAPHNVVFEITERSSFEDFGAAKMLLDHYRNQGYQIAIDDAGAGYSSLQSIVEIKPDFIKIDRSLIQDIHRDPMKQQIVQTFTEFAAKMDISLVAEGIEEEEELHHVKAMGVGFAQGYLLGRPQPVIG; encoded by the coding sequence GTGAACGTGAAACGATATACCGGTATAGCCGCAGCCGATTATACCAATAGCCTGTGCGGCAATGAAAGCGGACCGACGGGAATCATTTATCTGGCCTGGCATGGTAAGGCTAAGGAAAGGGAGGAAATTAGGAAGCTGATTCGCACCGATTGGAGGCGGTTTGCCGAACAGGCTATCGCCGATCAAAGCAGCGCCGGCATGAAGGGACTGACGGGGATGTGGATGCAGGAGGATCTGTACGTTTGTCTTCCTATGCCTCATGTGCCTGCGGAGCTGCTTGAAGAGATCCTGTTTGAGCTCGGAAGCCGCTTCAAAAGAGAATGGGAGCGCCGATTTATCCATTCCGTCCTTGGCGGCGAGATTGCAGAGCTGAAGCTTCATGCAGGGGTTTCCTTCCTGAACGGAGGGGAACCCGAGGAAAGCCGCTGGTATGAAGGCGTCAAGCGCGCACTGATCCATGGACAAGCGGCAAGCGCCACCGAGCGGAGTCTGCAGCGACTCGCATTCGGGCAATTGATTCAGGGCAGGACCATTTCCTCAGTCTATCAGCCGATCGTTTCGTTGAAGTGCGGGAAGGTGTACGGCTATGAAGCCCTTTCCCGATTCCTTGACAAACGCTGGTTTGACGGGCCTCAGGAGCTGTTTGCTTTTGCCGCCGAGGAAGGAATGACATACGCATTGGACCGGCTTGCGCGGGAGCGGGCAATAGAAGGCAGTATGGGACTTGGCAGCAATCAGAAGCTGTTCATTAATATTACCGCGCATATTATGAATGACCCGTCGTTTACGCCGGGACAGACGCTTCTACTGCTTGAGCGTTTCGGTTTGGCGCCGCATAATGTCGTCTTTGAGATTACGGAACGCAGCTCGTTCGAGGATTTCGGCGCCGCCAAGATGCTGCTCGATCATTACCGCAACCAGGGGTATCAGATCGCCATCGACGATGCCGGAGCCGGCTACTCTTCGCTGCAATCGATCGTTGAAATTAAGCCGGATTTTATTAAGATCGACCGGTCGCTTATCCAGGACATTCACCGCGATCCCATGAAGCAGCAGATCGTCCAGACATTTACCGAGTTTGCAGCGAAAATGGATATTTCACTCGTCGCCGAAGGTATCGAGGAGGAAGAGGAGCTCCATCATGTGAAAGCGATGGGCGTCGGTTTCGCGCAGGGTTACCTTCTCGGCAGGCCGCAGCCTGTAATCGGGTAA